The Streptomyces sp. NBC_01244 genome contains a region encoding:
- a CDS encoding SulP family inorganic anion transporter, which translates to MYALLGRSNFLLIGATSAAAVLSAATVSAVSPAPEDAVGLSAALAVIVGAVLLAAGLARLGFLTNFLAEPALMGFLFGMALTIVVRQAAKLVGAPGGDGDFFERLWTVLSGAPHWPLVTLAVGAGALALLFLLERFVPRLPASLIVLVAALLLSAALDLESHGVETVGHIPSAVPVPHLPGIPAADWIALFGGALGVALVVFAEAFSIANRFAREHGQEVDANREMAAIGLSNIAVGLFRGFVVSGSASRSAAAAGAGGRTPMVSLIAAGLILLTGAFLTPLFTDLPEPVLGAIVIFAVRGFLRVGELRRYFRLDRRSLWVALTSLFGVLLFDLLPGLLLAVALSLVLFIGAASRRNVAVLGRLPGSRLYGDTSGHENAATDPAVLVVRPDGSLFFGNVNRVRLAVLERLRTAPLAPRAVVLDLTACFQLGVPVLDTLEELREELDRQGVALHLSRLRSPAAGELARHPLGDHLGARGVHRTVDEAVAAVEAAAAELPPDAAH; encoded by the coding sequence GTGTACGCGTTGCTGGGCCGCTCCAACTTCCTGCTCATCGGGGCCACCTCGGCGGCGGCCGTCCTGTCGGCCGCAACCGTCTCGGCCGTCAGTCCCGCCCCCGAGGACGCCGTCGGCCTGTCGGCCGCCCTCGCGGTGATCGTGGGCGCGGTACTGCTGGCGGCAGGGCTGGCCCGGCTCGGATTCCTGACGAACTTCCTCGCCGAACCGGCCCTGATGGGCTTCCTGTTCGGCATGGCCCTGACCATCGTCGTCCGGCAGGCCGCGAAGCTCGTCGGGGCGCCGGGCGGCGACGGCGACTTCTTCGAGCGGCTGTGGACCGTCCTGTCCGGAGCCCCCCATTGGCCCCTGGTCACCCTGGCCGTCGGGGCGGGCGCGCTGGCCCTGCTGTTCCTGCTCGAGCGCTTCGTCCCGCGCCTGCCCGCCTCCCTGATCGTCCTGGTGGCGGCCCTCCTCCTGTCGGCGGCCCTCGACCTCGAGAGCCACGGCGTCGAGACCGTCGGCCACATCCCCTCGGCCGTGCCGGTCCCCCACCTGCCGGGGATCCCGGCCGCCGACTGGATCGCACTGTTCGGCGGGGCCCTGGGCGTGGCCCTGGTGGTCTTCGCCGAAGCCTTCAGCATCGCGAACCGCTTCGCCCGGGAACACGGCCAGGAGGTGGACGCCAACCGGGAGATGGCCGCCATCGGCCTCAGCAACATCGCCGTCGGACTCTTCCGCGGCTTCGTCGTCTCCGGCAGCGCCTCGCGCAGCGCGGCCGCGGCCGGAGCGGGCGGCAGGACCCCGATGGTCTCGCTGATCGCGGCGGGGCTGATCCTGCTGACCGGCGCCTTCCTCACCCCGCTCTTCACGGATCTGCCCGAGCCGGTCCTGGGCGCCATCGTCATCTTCGCCGTACGCGGCTTCCTGCGGGTCGGGGAGCTGCGCCGCTACTTCCGCCTGGACCGGCGCAGCCTGTGGGTCGCGCTCACCTCGCTGTTCGGCGTGCTCCTCTTCGACCTGCTGCCCGGGCTGCTCCTCGCCGTCGCGCTCTCCCTCGTGCTGTTCATCGGCGCCGCCAGCCGGCGCAACGTCGCCGTCCTCGGCCGGCTGCCCGGGAGCCGGCTGTACGGCGACACCTCCGGCCACGAGAACGCCGCCACCGACCCCGCGGTCCTGGTCGTACGCCCCGACGGCAGCCTCTTCTTCGGCAACGTCAACCGGGTACGGCTGGCCGTGCTGGAACGGCTGCGGACCGCCCCGCTGGCCCCCCGGGCCGTCGTCCTGGACCTGACCGCCTGTTTCCAGCTCGGCGTTCCCGTCCTGGACACCCTCGAGGAGCTCCGCGAGGAACTCGACCGGCAGGGCGTCGCCCTGCACCTGAGCCGGCTGCGCTCGCCGGCCGCCGGGGAACTGGCCCGCCACCCGCTCGGCGATCACCTGGGTGCGCGCGGGGTCCACCGCACGGTCGACGAGGCGGTAGCGGCGGTGGAGGCCGCAGCGGCCGAACTGCCCCCGGATGCAGCTCATTAG
- a CDS encoding M1 family metallopeptidase has translation MNGQKTAASDPYFPANGDPRYRVHRYELALEYRPGPNRLAGTARLSAIAGRAPLTEFHLNLAEFKIGRVLVNGRAPHYSHRGGKLRIRPPKPLPAGAAFTVEVHWAGNPTPVRSPWGGLGWEELTDGALVASQPVGAPSWYPCNDRPADKASYQISVNTPSAYTVVAGGRLLTRTTRASTTTWVYEQPAPTSTYLVGLSIGMYQTVLLGDPGLGGIPQSAHVPAHLLPRFSRDFARQPAMMTLFEELFGPYPFGEYAVVVADEELDVPVEAQGLSLFGANHVDGVRGSERLIAHELAHQWFGNSVTIADWRHIWLNEGFAKYAEWLWSERSGGRTAHELAAAAHRLLSGQPQDLLLADPGRKLMFDDRLYQRGGLAVHAIRCALGDGPFFRMLREWATVHRHAVVTTAGFIAHASRYALEPLDDLFAAWLSEPALPPLPAPPPAA, from the coding sequence GTGAACGGCCAGAAGACAGCGGCATCGGACCCGTACTTTCCGGCCAACGGCGACCCCCGTTACCGCGTGCACCGGTACGAACTCGCTCTGGAGTACCGTCCCGGCCCCAACCGGCTCGCCGGGACGGCCCGGCTCAGCGCCATCGCCGGGCGGGCTCCGCTCACCGAGTTCCACCTCAACCTGGCCGAGTTCAAAATAGGCCGGGTCCTGGTCAACGGCAGGGCGCCGCACTACAGCCACCGGGGCGGCAAACTCCGCATCCGGCCGCCCAAGCCGCTGCCCGCCGGCGCCGCCTTCACCGTGGAGGTGCACTGGGCGGGCAACCCCACCCCGGTGCGCAGCCCCTGGGGCGGACTCGGCTGGGAGGAACTGACCGACGGCGCGCTCGTGGCCAGCCAGCCGGTCGGTGCGCCCTCCTGGTACCCGTGCAACGACCGGCCCGCGGACAAGGCCTCGTACCAGATCTCGGTCAACACCCCCTCCGCCTACACCGTCGTGGCCGGCGGCCGGCTGCTCACGCGGACGACCCGGGCCTCCACCACCACCTGGGTGTACGAGCAGCCGGCGCCGACCTCCACCTACCTGGTCGGCCTGTCCATCGGCATGTACCAGACGGTGCTGCTCGGCGACCCCGGGCTCGGCGGAATCCCGCAGAGCGCCCACGTACCGGCGCACCTGCTGCCCCGGTTCTCCCGGGACTTCGCGCGGCAGCCCGCGATGATGACGCTGTTCGAGGAGCTTTTCGGCCCCTACCCCTTCGGGGAGTACGCGGTGGTCGTCGCCGACGAGGAGCTGGACGTGCCGGTGGAGGCCCAGGGGCTCTCCCTGTTCGGCGCCAATCACGTGGACGGCGTACGCGGCTCCGAGCGGCTCATCGCCCACGAGCTCGCGCACCAGTGGTTCGGCAACAGCGTGACCATCGCCGACTGGCGGCACATCTGGCTCAACGAGGGCTTCGCCAAGTACGCGGAATGGCTCTGGTCGGAGCGTTCCGGCGGCCGCACCGCGCACGAACTGGCGGCCGCCGCACACCGCCTGCTGTCCGGGCAGCCGCAGGACCTCCTGCTGGCCGACCCGGGACGCAAGCTGATGTTCGACGACCGCCTCTACCAGCGCGGCGGCCTCGCCGTGCACGCGATCCGCTGCGCACTGGGCGACGGCCCGTTCTTCCGCATGCTGCGGGAGTGGGCCACCGTGCACCGCCACGCAGTGGTCACCACGGCGGGCTTCATCGCGCACGCCTCGCGCTACGCGCTCGAACCGCTGGACGACCTGTTCGCGGCCTGGCTGTCCGAGCCGGCCCTCCCGCCGCTGCCCGCGCCGCCCCCGGCCGCCTAG
- a CDS encoding Pls/PosA family non-ribosomal peptide synthetase: protein MAATPEHGEVTLLDDGTGLDEGLGEGLASDAGEGPGESGKSALFSAGPAAPTRTLVDVFEATVRAHPDELALDDGATRLTYRALAAEVERRRQALVAAGVGLGDRVGVRVPSGTNELYAGILAVLAAGAAYVPVDAEDPDERADLVFGEAGVRAVLGAGQRIEVAAPGKGAGPAHAPAARPGPEHDAWIIFTSGSTGKPKGVAVSHRSAAAFVDAEAALFLTEEPIGPGDRVMAGLSVAFDASCEEMWLAWRYGACLVPVPRSQVRSGADLGPWLAEQEITVVSTVPTLAALWEPEALNEVRLLIFGGEACPPELTQRLVTEGREVWNTYGPTEATVVACASLLTGEEPIRIGLPLNGWELAVVDESGEPVPMGGSGQLVIGGVGLARYLDPEKDAEKYAPLESLGWERAYRSGDLVRAEPEGLVFLGRGDEQIKLGGRRIELGEVDAALQALPGVAGAAAAVRTARSGNQLLVGYLVTQEGWDHAAAVTRLRAELPAALVPLLAPVEELPTRTSGKVDRGALPWPLPELETSGPTEQLYGTEAWLAEQWSETLGVAVTGAADDFFAIGGSSLAAAQLTTRLRTRYPSAAVLDIYQQPTLRKLARHLEKSAQDDGSVRTIAPVPPRTKVIQSLLLLPLFTLVGLRWTVALLALGNVLHWFGPYPWAPAASWWLVAAGAALLFSPPGRLAIAAGGARLLLRGVKAGRHPRGGNVHLRLWTAERLAEYSGATSLTGSWLERYARALGAKIGPEVDLHSLPPVTGMLKLGRGCAVESEVDLSGHWLDGDRLEIGAVKVGAGAVVGTRSILFPGARVGKRAEVAPGSAVVGQIPTGQRWAGAPAGKLGKAKRNWPKERPPRGLPWRAAYGAAGFCLTSLPVLAALPALLVAGRFVPADAGLGRALAGALLAVVPGALAFGFAYAALLLVSVRLLSLGLRTGVHPTHSRIGWQAWTVTQLMDLSRETLFPLYAGLITPVWLRLLGMKIGRGAEVSTVLALPSLTTVGEGAFLADDTLTAPYELGGGWLRIGHSEIGRRAFLGNSGMTAPGRSVPDDGLVGVLSATPKKAKKGSSYLGLPPVRLPRSAAGADQSRTYDPPARLLWARGLVELCRLVPVFCSAALGVVTVAAFCALAGADGPGVWGTALLSGAVLLAAGVAACVVAAAAKWLLVGRHRTGEHPLWSGFVWRNELADTFVEVLAVPWLVGSVPGTPVLSLWLRGLGARIGRGVWCESYWLPETDLVTLGDAVSVNRGCVLQTHLFHDRILRTDTVVLREGATLGPGGIVLPGSTVGARSTLGPASLVMAGESVPADTRWLGNPIEAWRS from the coding sequence ATGGCAGCCACACCAGAGCACGGTGAAGTCACTCTGCTCGACGACGGGACCGGGCTCGACGAAGGCCTCGGGGAAGGGCTCGCGTCCGACGCCGGGGAGGGGCCCGGGGAGTCCGGCAAGTCGGCCCTCTTCTCCGCCGGACCCGCCGCCCCGACGCGCACCCTCGTCGACGTCTTCGAGGCCACCGTACGGGCGCACCCCGACGAGCTCGCCCTGGACGACGGGGCCACCCGGCTGACCTACCGGGCGCTCGCCGCCGAGGTGGAACGCCGGCGCCAGGCCCTCGTGGCCGCCGGGGTGGGCCTCGGCGACCGGGTCGGCGTCCGCGTGCCGTCCGGGACCAACGAGCTGTACGCGGGCATCCTGGCGGTCCTCGCGGCGGGCGCCGCCTACGTGCCCGTCGACGCCGAGGACCCGGACGAGCGGGCCGACCTGGTCTTCGGCGAGGCCGGAGTACGGGCCGTCCTGGGCGCCGGCCAGCGCATCGAGGTCGCCGCACCGGGCAAGGGCGCCGGCCCCGCCCACGCTCCCGCCGCCCGACCCGGCCCCGAACACGACGCGTGGATCATCTTCACCTCCGGCTCCACCGGCAAGCCCAAGGGCGTGGCCGTCAGCCACCGCAGCGCCGCCGCCTTCGTGGACGCCGAGGCCGCGCTGTTCCTCACCGAGGAGCCGATCGGCCCCGGCGACCGGGTCATGGCCGGCCTGTCCGTGGCCTTCGACGCCTCCTGCGAGGAGATGTGGCTGGCCTGGCGCTACGGCGCCTGCCTCGTCCCCGTCCCCCGCTCCCAGGTCCGCAGCGGCGCCGATCTCGGCCCCTGGCTGGCGGAACAGGAGATCACCGTGGTCTCCACGGTGCCGACCCTGGCCGCCTTGTGGGAGCCCGAGGCCCTCAACGAGGTCCGGCTGCTGATCTTCGGCGGCGAGGCCTGCCCGCCCGAGCTCACCCAGCGCCTGGTCACCGAGGGCCGCGAGGTCTGGAACACCTACGGCCCCACCGAGGCCACCGTCGTCGCCTGCGCCTCCCTCCTGACCGGCGAGGAGCCGATCCGCATCGGCCTCCCGCTGAACGGCTGGGAACTGGCCGTCGTCGACGAATCCGGCGAACCGGTGCCCATGGGCGGCAGCGGCCAGCTCGTCATCGGCGGCGTCGGCCTGGCCCGCTACCTCGACCCCGAGAAGGATGCGGAGAAGTACGCCCCGCTGGAATCCCTCGGCTGGGAGCGCGCCTACCGCAGCGGCGACCTCGTCCGAGCGGAGCCGGAGGGTCTGGTCTTCCTGGGCCGCGGCGACGAGCAGATCAAGCTCGGCGGCCGCCGCATCGAACTGGGCGAGGTGGACGCGGCCCTCCAGGCCCTGCCCGGGGTCGCCGGCGCGGCCGCCGCCGTCCGCACGGCGCGCAGCGGCAACCAGCTCCTCGTCGGCTACCTGGTCACCCAGGAGGGATGGGACCACGCCGCGGCCGTCACCCGGCTGCGCGCCGAACTGCCCGCAGCGCTCGTACCGCTGCTCGCACCGGTCGAGGAACTGCCCACCCGCACCTCCGGCAAGGTGGACCGCGGCGCACTGCCCTGGCCACTCCCGGAACTGGAGACCAGCGGCCCCACCGAGCAGCTCTACGGCACCGAGGCCTGGCTCGCCGAGCAGTGGAGCGAGACCCTGGGCGTGGCCGTCACCGGCGCCGCCGACGACTTCTTCGCCATCGGCGGCAGCAGCCTCGCCGCCGCCCAGCTCACCACCCGGCTGCGCACCCGCTACCCGAGCGCGGCCGTCCTCGACATCTACCAGCAGCCCACCCTGCGCAAGCTGGCCCGGCACCTGGAGAAGTCCGCACAGGACGACGGCTCGGTCCGGACCATCGCCCCCGTGCCGCCGCGGACCAAGGTGATCCAGTCCCTGCTGCTGCTCCCGCTCTTCACCCTGGTCGGCCTGCGCTGGACGGTGGCGCTGCTCGCCCTGGGCAACGTACTGCACTGGTTCGGGCCCTATCCGTGGGCGCCGGCCGCCTCCTGGTGGCTCGTCGCCGCCGGCGCCGCACTGCTCTTCAGCCCGCCCGGCCGCCTCGCGATCGCGGCCGGCGGCGCCCGCCTGCTGCTGCGCGGGGTCAAGGCGGGGCGCCACCCGCGCGGCGGAAACGTTCACCTGCGGCTGTGGACGGCCGAGCGGCTGGCCGAGTACTCCGGCGCCACCTCGCTCACCGGCTCCTGGCTGGAGCGCTACGCACGGGCCTTGGGCGCCAAGATCGGCCCCGAGGTGGACCTGCACTCGCTGCCGCCCGTGACGGGCATGCTCAAACTCGGCCGCGGCTGCGCCGTGGAGTCCGAGGTGGACCTCTCCGGCCACTGGCTGGACGGGGACCGGCTGGAGATCGGCGCCGTCAAGGTCGGCGCGGGCGCCGTCGTCGGCACCCGCAGCATCCTCTTCCCCGGCGCCCGCGTCGGCAAGCGGGCCGAGGTGGCCCCCGGCTCCGCCGTCGTCGGCCAGATCCCCACCGGCCAGCGCTGGGCCGGAGCCCCCGCCGGCAAACTCGGCAAGGCCAAGCGGAACTGGCCCAAGGAACGCCCGCCGCGCGGCCTGCCCTGGCGCGCCGCCTACGGTGCGGCCGGCTTCTGCCTCACCTCCCTGCCCGTGCTCGCCGCCCTGCCCGCCCTCCTCGTGGCCGGCCGGTTCGTGCCCGCCGACGCCGGGCTCGGCCGGGCCCTGGCCGGAGCACTGCTCGCCGTGGTGCCGGGGGCGCTCGCCTTCGGGTTCGCGTACGCGGCCCTGCTCCTGGTCTCCGTACGCCTCCTCAGCCTCGGGCTGCGCACGGGTGTCCATCCGACGCACAGCAGGATCGGCTGGCAGGCCTGGACGGTCACCCAGCTGATGGATCTTTCCCGGGAAACCCTCTTCCCCCTGTACGCCGGACTGATCACACCGGTGTGGCTGCGGCTCCTCGGCATGAAGATCGGCCGGGGCGCCGAGGTGTCCACGGTGCTCGCGCTGCCCAGCCTCACCACCGTCGGCGAGGGCGCGTTCCTCGCCGACGACACCCTGACCGCCCCCTACGAGCTGGGCGGCGGCTGGCTGCGGATCGGCCATTCCGAGATCGGCCGACGGGCCTTCCTGGGCAACTCCGGCATGACCGCGCCGGGCCGTTCCGTGCCGGACGACGGGCTGGTCGGCGTCCTCTCCGCCACCCCGAAGAAGGCCAAGAAGGGCAGCTCCTACCTGGGCCTGCCGCCGGTCCGGCTGCCGAGGTCCGCAGCGGGCGCCGACCAGAGCCGGACGTACGATCCGCCCGCACGGCTGCTGTGGGCGCGCGGGCTCGTGGAGCTGTGCCGGCTCGTCCCGGTGTTCTGCTCGGCCGCGCTGGGCGTGGTGACCGTGGCGGCGTTCTGCGCGCTGGCCGGGGCGGACGGGCCCGGGGTGTGGGGGACCGCGCTGCTGTCCGGAGCGGTCCTGCTCGCCGCCGGGGTGGCCGCGTGCGTGGTCGCGGCGGCCGCGAAATGGCTGCTGGTGGGCCGCCACCGGACGGGCGAGCACCCGCTGTGGAGCGGCTTCGTGTGGCGTAACGAACTGGCCGACACCTTCGTCGAGGTCCTGGCCGTGCCCTGGCTGGTCGGCTCCGTGCCCGGTACGCCGGTGCTGTCCCTGTGGCTGCGCGGACTCGGCGCCCGGATCGGCCGCGGCGTGTGGTGCGAGAGCTACTGGCTGCCCGAGACCGACCTGGTCACCCTGGGCGACGCGGTCAGCGTGAACCGGGGCTGCGTGTTGCAGACGCACCTCTTCCACGACCGGATCTTGAGGACGGATACTGTGGTCCTCCGTGAGGGCGCCACCCTGGGCCCGGGTGGAATCGTCCTGCCCGGGAGCACGGTCGGGGCCCGCAGCACACTGGGTCCGGCCTCCCTCGTGATGGCCGGGGAATCCGTTCCCGCCGACACCCGCTGGCTGGGCAACCCGATCGAGGCGTGGCGGTCCTGA
- the gap gene encoding type I glyceraldehyde-3-phosphate dehydrogenase, whose protein sequence is MTRIAINGFGRIGRNVLRALLERDSKLEVVAVNDLTEPTTLARLLAYDTTSGRLGRPVTVDGDVLVVDGRRIKVLAEREPARLPWAELGVDIVLEATGRFATAKAARAHIDAGAKKVLVSAPADGADITLAYGVNSDSYDPALHTIVSNASCTTNALAPLAAVLDELAGIEHGFMTTVHAYTQEQNLQDGPHRDPRRARAAAVNIVPTTTGAAKAIGLVLPNLDGKLSGDSIRVPVPVGSIVELNTTVARDVTREDVLAAYRAAAEGPLAGVLEYSDDPLVSSDITGNPASSIFDSQLTRVEGRHIKVVAWYDNEWGFSNRVIDTLELLASR, encoded by the coding sequence ATGACTCGCATCGCCATCAACGGATTCGGCCGCATCGGCCGCAACGTGCTCCGCGCGCTGCTCGAACGCGACAGCAAGCTCGAGGTCGTCGCCGTCAACGACCTCACCGAGCCCACCACCCTCGCGCGGCTGCTCGCCTACGACACCACGTCCGGCCGGCTCGGCCGGCCGGTGACCGTGGACGGGGACGTCCTCGTCGTCGACGGCCGCCGCATCAAGGTGCTCGCCGAGCGCGAGCCGGCGCGACTGCCCTGGGCCGAGCTCGGCGTGGACATCGTGCTGGAGGCCACCGGCCGCTTCGCCACCGCGAAGGCCGCCCGCGCCCACATCGACGCGGGAGCCAAGAAGGTGCTCGTCAGCGCACCGGCCGACGGGGCCGACATCACCCTCGCCTACGGGGTGAACAGCGACTCCTACGACCCGGCCCTGCACACGATCGTCTCCAACGCCTCGTGCACGACCAACGCGCTCGCGCCGCTGGCGGCCGTACTCGACGAGCTCGCCGGCATCGAGCACGGCTTCATGACCACGGTGCACGCCTACACGCAGGAGCAGAACCTGCAGGACGGTCCGCACCGCGACCCCCGGCGCGCCCGCGCCGCCGCCGTGAACATCGTGCCGACCACGACGGGCGCCGCCAAGGCCATCGGCCTGGTCCTGCCGAACCTGGACGGCAAGCTCTCCGGCGACTCGATCCGCGTCCCCGTTCCCGTGGGATCGATCGTCGAGCTGAACACCACCGTCGCCCGCGACGTGACCCGCGAGGACGTCCTGGCCGCCTACCGCGCCGCCGCCGAAGGGCCGCTCGCCGGAGTGCTGGAGTACTCGGACGACCCGCTCGTGTCCTCCGACATCACGGGCAACCCCGCCTCGTCCATCTTCGACTCGCAGCTCACCCGCGTCGAAGGCCGCCACATCAAGGTGGTCGCCTGGTACGACAACGAGTGGGGCTTCTCGAACCGTGTCATCGACACGCTCGAACTCCTCGCGAGCCGCTGA
- a CDS encoding GlxA family transcriptional regulator, translating to MPASRPHHVAVLVLEGAKPLDVGIPAQVFTTRASMPYEVRVCGAAPGLVTGGEGLSYSVAHGLEALAWADTVFVPGYRFPDREDPPRAVVDALIAAHERGARLAAISTGAFALAATGLLDGKRATTHWHYTRALAAKWPLVRVDENVLFVDEGSVLTSAGAASGIDLCLHVLRSDLGVAASNHTARRLVAAPYRSGGQAQYVRRSVPEPLGPRFAATREWALHRLGEPLTLETLARHAAVSPRTFSRRFAEDTGYTPMQWVMRARIDVARELLELSERSVEQIAADVGLGTGANLRLHFQHILRTTPSEYRRTFARGE from the coding sequence GTGCCAGCCTCCCGCCCCCACCACGTCGCCGTCCTCGTCCTCGAAGGGGCGAAACCCCTCGACGTCGGCATCCCCGCGCAGGTGTTCACGACCCGCGCGAGCATGCCCTACGAGGTCCGGGTGTGCGGCGCCGCCCCGGGGCTGGTGACCGGTGGTGAGGGCCTGTCGTACTCCGTCGCCCACGGCCTCGAAGCCCTGGCCTGGGCCGACACCGTCTTCGTCCCCGGCTACCGGTTCCCCGACCGCGAGGACCCGCCGCGGGCCGTCGTCGACGCGCTGATCGCCGCCCACGAACGGGGCGCGCGGCTCGCGGCCATCTCCACGGGAGCCTTCGCGCTCGCCGCCACGGGCCTGCTCGACGGCAAGCGGGCCACCACGCACTGGCACTACACCCGGGCGCTCGCGGCGAAGTGGCCGCTGGTCCGGGTCGACGAGAACGTCCTGTTCGTCGACGAGGGCTCCGTGCTGACCTCGGCCGGCGCCGCCTCGGGCATCGACCTGTGCCTGCACGTCCTGCGCAGCGACCTCGGAGTGGCCGCCTCGAACCACACGGCCCGGCGGCTGGTCGCGGCCCCCTACCGCAGCGGCGGGCAGGCGCAGTACGTGCGGCGCAGCGTGCCCGAGCCGCTCGGCCCGCGGTTCGCCGCCACCCGCGAGTGGGCGCTGCACCGGCTCGGCGAACCCCTCACCCTGGAGACGCTCGCCCGGCACGCGGCGGTCTCCCCGCGCACCTTCTCGCGGCGGTTCGCCGAGGACACCGGCTACACGCCGATGCAGTGGGTGATGCGCGCCCGCATCGACGTGGCCCGCGAACTGCTGGAGCTTTCCGAGCGGAGCGTGGAGCAGATCGCCGCGGACGTGGGCCTGGGCACGGGCGCGAACCTGCGGCTGCACTTCCAGCACATCCTGCGGACCACGCCGAGCGAGTACCGGCGCACCTTCGCCCGGGGCGAGTGA
- a CDS encoding carbohydrate binding domain-containing protein translates to MRIPNRTRTRLACALGATLLGAAAVLTSPGAAFGANILSNGDFESGTTAGWSCSGGLGSVVGSPVHGGSKALAGAASASDNAKCVQTVAVQPNTSYTLSAWVRGSYVYLGVTGGASTWTPSAAAYTKLTVAFTTGASQTSAEIYLNGWYGQGTYHADDITLDGPGGTVDTQAPTVPGSLAATGKTSTTASLSWTASTDNVGVNGYDVYQGGTKVATSGTTSATVTGLTPSTAYAFTVRARDLAGNTSAASNTVNVTTDTGTTPPAGFKQAAPYLYLGWGNPPSPTTVMNATGTKWFTMAFILSSGGCNPSWDGQRPLTGGVDQSTIAAIRAAGGDIVPSIGGWQGNKLGPNCSSAEALAGAYQQVINAYGLKAIDVDIENTDEFENAVVQDRILGALKIVKQNNPGLKTILTFGTSTTGPTSWGNRLIEQSKALNTGIDVFTIMPFDFGNASTDMYASTVSATEGLKAKLKSTYGWDDATAYSHIGISGMNGISDTQETTTVQNWTDIRNWANSHHIARLAFWSVNRDRGCPGGGLQETCSGIAQSDWQFSSITAGFTG, encoded by the coding sequence TTGCGTATCCCAAACCGAACCCGCACACGGCTGGCCTGCGCCCTCGGCGCCACCCTGCTCGGCGCGGCCGCGGTGCTGACCTCCCCCGGTGCGGCCTTCGGCGCCAACATCCTCTCGAACGGCGACTTCGAGTCCGGCACCACGGCCGGCTGGTCCTGTTCCGGCGGGCTGGGCTCCGTGGTCGGCTCACCGGTGCACGGCGGGAGCAAGGCCCTGGCCGGCGCGGCCAGTGCGAGCGACAACGCCAAGTGCGTCCAGACCGTCGCCGTGCAGCCCAACACCAGCTACACGCTCTCCGCCTGGGTCCGCGGCAGCTACGTCTACCTCGGGGTCACCGGCGGCGCCTCCACCTGGACCCCCTCGGCCGCCGCCTACACCAAACTGACCGTCGCCTTCACCACCGGCGCCTCCCAGACGAGCGCCGAGATCTACCTCAACGGCTGGTACGGGCAGGGCACTTACCACGCCGACGACATCACCCTGGACGGCCCGGGCGGCACCGTCGACACCCAGGCTCCCACCGTGCCCGGCAGCCTCGCGGCGACCGGCAAGACCTCCACCACGGCCTCCCTGTCCTGGACCGCGTCCACCGACAACGTCGGTGTGAACGGCTACGACGTCTACCAGGGCGGGACGAAGGTCGCGACCTCGGGCACCACCAGCGCGACGGTCACCGGCCTGACCCCCAGCACCGCCTACGCGTTCACCGTGCGCGCCCGCGACCTCGCGGGGAACACCTCGGCCGCCTCGAACACCGTCAACGTCACCACCGACACCGGGACCACGCCGCCGGCCGGCTTCAAGCAGGCCGCCCCGTACCTCTACCTCGGCTGGGGCAACCCGCCGAGCCCGACCACCGTGATGAACGCGACCGGCACCAAGTGGTTCACCATGGCGTTCATCCTCTCCTCCGGCGGCTGCAACCCGTCCTGGGACGGCCAGCGCCCGCTGACCGGCGGCGTGGACCAGAGCACCATCGCCGCGATCCGCGCGGCGGGCGGTGACATCGTGCCCTCCATCGGTGGCTGGCAGGGCAATAAGCTCGGCCCCAACTGCTCCAGCGCCGAGGCCCTGGCCGGTGCGTACCAGCAGGTCATCAACGCGTACGGCCTCAAGGCCATCGACGTGGACATCGAGAACACCGACGAGTTCGAGAACGCCGTGGTCCAGGACCGCATCCTCGGCGCGCTCAAGATCGTCAAGCAGAACAACCCCGGTCTGAAGACCATCCTGACCTTCGGCACCTCCACCACCGGCCCGACCAGCTGGGGCAACCGCCTGATCGAGCAGTCCAAGGCGCTGAACACCGGCATCGACGTCTTCACGATCATGCCGTTCGACTTCGGCAACGCCTCGACGGACATGTACGCCAGCACCGTCAGCGCGACCGAGGGCCTCAAGGCCAAGCTCAAGTCCACCTACGGCTGGGACGACGCGACCGCGTACTCCCACATCGGCATCTCGGGCATGAACGGCATCAGCGACACCCAGGAGACCACCACCGTCCAGAACTGGACCGACATCCGCAACTGGGCCAACTCCCACCACATCGCGCGCCTCGCCTTCTGGTCGGTGAACCGCGACCGCGGCTGCCCCGGCGGCGGCCTCCAGGAGACCTGCTCCGGCATCGCCCAGAGCGACTGGCAGTTCAGCTCCATCACGGCCGGCTTCACCGGCTGA